From the genome of Ignavibacteriales bacterium, one region includes:
- a CDS encoding TetR/AcrR family transcriptional regulator: MKLTNTKEKILNAALDFFSINGYSGASIRQIARSVGVRESAIYNHYKSKEEIFLAILSSFRVKTISKEILSDDLLDEVINPEKFLKKFAKRLIEHWNSPTERKFIRILLMEQFTRVGNKELSTTDYLSELREICRLIFGEMVKTKIIKPLEPGLLAEEFTANLFLLRTEYLSSDDAININSVIEKANKHVEFFWEAIKI, from the coding sequence ATGAAACTTACAAATACAAAAGAGAAAATACTTAACGCTGCCCTTGATTTCTTCTCTATTAACGGCTATTCGGGTGCATCAATTCGGCAGATTGCTCGTTCTGTAGGAGTTCGTGAAAGCGCAATCTACAATCATTATAAATCCAAAGAAGAAATTTTTCTTGCAATCCTTTCCTCTTTTAGAGTAAAGACAATTAGCAAAGAAATCCTTAGTGATGATTTGCTGGATGAAGTTATTAATCCGGAAAAATTTCTTAAAAAGTTTGCGAAGCGACTAATCGAACATTGGAACAGTCCGACGGAAAGAAAATTCATCCGGATTCTTCTAATGGAACAGTTTACGCGTGTTGGCAACAAAGAACTTTCTACTACCGATTACCTAAGTGAGCTCCGAGAAATTTGCAGATTGATCTTTGGGGAAATGGTTAAGACAAAAATCATTAAGCCGTTGGAACCGGGTCTTTTGGCGGAAGAATTTACAGCAAATCTTTTTCTTCTCCGAACTGAATATCTCTCTTCCGATGACGCCATAAACATAAATAGTGTAATAGAAAAAGCTAATAAACATGTTGAGTTTTTCTGGGAGGCAATAAAAATATAA
- a CDS encoding pyridoxal-phosphate dependent enzyme: protein MFLQYEPNKHNIIQAHDWIQNRIHRTPIFSSKSLNAILECRLYFKCENFQKVGAFKYRGASLAVLSLPKMDFKKGVATHSSGNHAAALALAAKMRNIPAYIVMPRTAPQIKKIAVEGYGAKIIFCEPTLSAREEALAKVVAETGATFVHPYDNYTIITGQATCAKEIFEELGELDFVISPVGGGGLLSGTCLSAKYFSPNTKVIGAEPKGADDAFRSLKEGAIQPSTNPKTICDGLLTQLSEKTFSIIQKNVSEIITIEEETIISAMRMIWERMKIIVEPSAAVPLAVVLENKKKFLGKRVGLILSGGNVDLNKLPWVK, encoded by the coding sequence ATGTTTCTTCAATACGAACCCAACAAACATAACATTATTCAAGCACACGATTGGATACAAAACAGAATTCACCGTACGCCTATTTTTTCTTCTAAATCATTAAATGCAATTTTAGAATGTAGACTCTACTTCAAATGTGAAAACTTTCAAAAAGTCGGCGCATTTAAATATAGAGGCGCAAGCCTGGCTGTATTATCTCTGCCCAAAATGGATTTTAAAAAAGGTGTTGCAACGCATTCATCCGGCAATCATGCTGCCGCGTTGGCGCTTGCAGCAAAGATGAGAAACATTCCCGCGTATATTGTAATGCCGCGCACCGCTCCGCAAATTAAGAAGATAGCAGTTGAAGGCTATGGTGCTAAAATAATTTTTTGCGAACCGACACTCAGCGCAAGGGAAGAAGCTCTTGCAAAAGTTGTCGCAGAAACTGGAGCCACGTTTGTTCATCCCTACGATAATTACACAATTATTACCGGACAGGCGACCTGTGCAAAAGAAATTTTTGAAGAGTTGGGAGAATTGGATTTCGTAATTTCTCCGGTTGGCGGGGGCGGATTATTAAGCGGAACTTGCTTGAGCGCAAAATATTTTTCTCCCAATACAAAAGTCATTGGGGCAGAACCGAAAGGTGCAGACGATGCGTTCCGATCATTAAAAGAAGGCGCCATTCAACCATCTACAAATCCAAAAACTATTTGCGATGGCTTGCTTACTCAACTAAGCGAAAAAACTTTTTCTATTATTCAGAAAAATGTAAGCGAAATAATTACAATCGAAGAAGAAACTATTATCTCTGCAATGAGAATGATCTGGGAAAGAATGAAAATTATTGTTGAACCTTCCGCCGCGGTTCCCCTCGCAGTGGTTTTAGAGAACAAGAAAAAATTTCTTGGTAAGCGGGTTGGTTTAATTCTTTCTGGTGGAAATGTTGATTTGAACAAACTTCCGTGGGTCAAATAG
- the eutM gene encoding ethanolamine utilization microcompartment protein EutM — translation MTLEALGMIETKGLIGSIEAADAMVKAANVKLIGKETIGGGYVTVMVRGDVGAVKAATDAGAAAAQRVGELVSVHVIPRPHSDVEMILPSTK, via the coding sequence ATGACGCTAGAAGCATTAGGTATGATTGAGACAAAAGGACTTATCGGCTCAATTGAAGCTGCCGACGCTATGGTAAAAGCAGCAAATGTAAAATTAATTGGCAAAGAGACAATCGGCGGCGGGTACGTAACCGTTATGGTACGCGGAGATGTTGGTGCAGTAAAAGCAGCTACAGATGCCGGCGCAGCAGCAGCCCAAAGAGTTGGCGAACTTGTTTCTGTTCATGTCATTCCTCGTCCACATAGCGATGTTGAAATGATTCTTCCCTCAACAAAATAA